A single genomic interval of Helicoverpa armigera isolate CAAS_96S chromosome 13, ASM3070526v1, whole genome shotgun sequence harbors:
- the LOC110371654 gene encoding histidine-rich glycoprotein, translated as MRVALVLGFLTLLVVVVHSRRLPSKSLEQSADLETKDQASAATEHKKEAPKNHEYKKGGGKEHHAHHHHDHEEKGIKGYKGHHHHEKGEKGHHDKEHHKGEYDDHGAHKKEHHHHDGHYDEYHKGEKGEKGHKYEEKGHYDKGHSTKGHHEIHKLDEFKKDKHFFDEEGDSGHEEKHGGFHEEHGHKKGGHFHKGHHHGDHHEKEHGEKGFHEKGGHHHEHKGHKESGGHDEHHKHHHDHGKKGDHPHHKKYGYKKGN; from the coding sequence ATGAGGGTGGCGTTAGTTTTAGGTTTTCTAACGTTATTAGTAGTAGTTGTGCATTCGCGTCGCTTGCCTTCAAAAAGTCTTGAACAAAGTGCGGACCTTGAAACTAAAGATCAAGCATCTGCTGCTACGGAACACAAAAAAGAAGCTCCGAAGAACCACGAATACAAAAAGGGAGGCGGCAAGGAGCACCATGCCCATCATCATCACGACCATGAAGAGAAGGGTATAAAGGGTTACAAGGGGCATCATCATCACGAAAAGGGTGAGAAGGGCCATCACGATAAGGAGCACCACAAGGGTGAGTATGATGACCATGGTGCACATAAGAaggaacatcatcatcatgacgGTCATTATGATGAGTACCACAAGGGTGAGAAAGGCGAGAAAGGTCATAAGTACGAAGAAAAAGGACACTACGACAAAGGTCACTCCACGAAAGGACATCACGAAATACACAAGCTTGACGAATTCAAGAAAGATAAACACTTCTTTGATGAAGAGGGTGATTCCGGCCACGAAGAGAAACATGGCGGATTCCACGAGGAGCATGGTCACAAGAAGGGCGGCCACTTCCACAAGGGTCATCATCATGGTGATCATCACGAGAAAGAACACGGTGAGAAAGGTTTCCATGAAAAGGGCGGCCATCACCATGAACACAAGGGACACAAGGAGTCCGGCGGCCATGATGAACATCACAAACATCACCACGACCACGGCAAGAAGGGTGACCATCCACACCACAAGAAATATGGATATAAGAAGGGCAACTGA
- the LOC110371655 gene encoding histidine-rich glycoprotein — protein MRASLVCCIALAALAFVSCRTTREKRDADLEVAASHHGGKWDKGGGHEHHGEHHHDHGEKGHKGYKGHHHHEHGKKGHHHHEGHKGHHDEHGGHKKHHHHDDGHHHEHHHGEKGHKGHGHHEEGHYHKGHSTKGHHGVHKHDEFKKEKHFHDHHHDGGHHEHHGGHHEEHGHKKGGEFHKGHKHHGHHEHDHGKKGHHEEGGHHHDHKGHHEEDGHHHHHHHHHDHGKKGGHEHHKHWGHKKGHK, from the coding sequence ATGAGGGCTTCACTGGTGTGTTGCATAGCCCTAGCGGCGTTAGCGTTCGTTAGCTGCAGAACTACCCGAGAGAAACGCGATGCCGATCTGGAGGTAGCGGCCAGCCATCATGGCGGCAAATGGGATAAGGGTGGCGGCCACGAACACCACGGTGAGCATCATCACGACCATGGTGAAAAGGGACACAAAGGATATAAGGGACATCACCACCACGAGCACGGCAAAAAGGGCCATCATCATCACGAAGGGCACAAGGGCCACCACGATGAACACGGCGGACACAAGAAGCATCATCATCACGACGATGGTCATCATCATGAGCACCACCATGGCGAGAAGGGTCATAAGGGACATGGTCATCATGAAGAAGGTCACTACCACAAAGGACACTCCACTAAAGGACATCACGGCGTGCATAAACACGACGAGTTCAAGAAAGAGAAGCACTTCCATGACCATCACCACGACGGTGGACATCATGAGCACCATGGCGGACATCACGAAGAGCATGGACACAAGAAGGGAGGTGAATTCCACAAGGGACACAAGCACCATGGACACCATGAACACGACCACGGCAAGAAGGGCCACCACGAGGAAGGAGGACACCATCATGATCATAAGGGACATCATGAGGAAGATggtcatcaccatcatcatcatcatcaccacgATCATGGCAAGAAGGGCGGCCATGAGCACCACAAGCACTGGGGACACAAGAAGGGCCACAAGTAA